Sequence from the Thermodesulfobacteriota bacterium genome:
AATATCAAGCCGTATTTTGGCAGCGCCCTGCTTAAAGGTGCTCAATTGAAGTCTCCCCAGATGGTTGCAAAAGGAGTAATCGACTGTGCTTATGAATCGACTATTAATTCAGCTCCTGTTATTCCAGAAATGAATGTCTTTTCTCTTCCATTTTTTATTAACAACTTTGAAAATCTTGACAAAATGGAAAACGGCAAGACTGGAAAGGCGATCTTTAAGGCAATGGATAAAAAGGGCCTTGTCGGCCTTGCATGGGCTGAGAACGGATTCAGGCAGGTTTCAAACTCCAAAAGAGCAATTAAAATGCCCGGTGACTTGAAAGGTTTAAGGCTTCGCGTTGTTGGTAGTCCTATTTTTATTGATACTTTCAAACAACTTGGCGCAGATCCTGTTAATATGAACTGGGGTGATGCAGTAACGGCATTCCAGCAGGGTGTGGTAGATGGCCAGGAGAATCCTGTCGGTGTTCTTATACCTGTACAAATCTGGCAGTATCAGAAATATGCCACCTTCTGGAACTATCTTGTGGATCCTGTAATAGTTTACTGGAACAAGAAACAGTTCAAAGCCTTTCCTAAAAAAATACAAAAGGCAATCAGGGAAGCAGCCGTGGAATCTGCACGATTCGAAAAGGCCCTTTGCCGTGCCGGGCTTGACGGGAATAAATCCCTCAACATCCTGAAGAATGAATTTAATCACACCATGAAGGTTCCTGAACCGGTTAAATTTATGGAAAGCAAGGGGATGACCGTCACATTCCTTTCAGATAAAGAGCGTCAGGCATTTATTGATGCCACCAAACCTCTTTATAAAAAATGGATTCCCAAAATCGGAAAATCTCTTTATAAAAAAGCTAAAGCCGATATGGGCAAGTAGATTACACTTAATTTACACCTCATAGGATATAGCTCATAGCTCATAGTTGCAGACTTACCTGTTGCTTTGAGCTGTGAGCTTTCAGCTATGAGCTGTTTCAGGGGAATTTAATGAGTCAAACAAATCAGCGCATCAGGATAGATCACTGGATCGTGGCAATCTTGTTCTTTACCATGGCGTCCATTGCCTTTATTAATGTTTTAAGTCGCTATCTTTTTCACTTTTCCTTTGCAGCAACCGAGGAAGTTACAATTAATCTTTTTGTCTGGCTGACCGTGGTTGGTTCAGGGATTGCTTTTGAGCGCGGCGGGCAACTGGGTATGGTTACGTTGTATAAAATTTTTCCAAAGAAATTTAAAAAACTGGTTATCCTTTTCAGTTCAGGACTTAGCGCTTTGCTTTTTCTTATTGTAGATATTTTCACGATCCAGGCAATTTACGATGAACTTACTATATTTCAGGCAACTTCAGCGGCACTGGATATCCCAGTGTGGATATATTATATCGGTGTTCCTATTTTATCTGTTTTTGTTTTTGCCGGGATTTACAGAGACGCGGCATCAAAGTTAGATGCGCTCGAAATTAAGGAGGCCGTATAGTGGAGATAGTAGTTATCGCGCTGGCCTTTCTTATACTTATGGCCATAGGGGTTCCTATCGGAACGTCCCTTGGTGTTGCCGCTGTTATTACCATCTACTGGTTCGACCTTGGAATAGGGATGCTGGGGATCAATTTTTCTACAGGTATTGCATCGTTTCCTTTGCTTGCAATTCCATTTTTTGTTCTGGCCGGAGTCATCCTTGAAAAAGCAGGTCTTGCTGCAACCATTGCCCACTTTTTTGAGCTTCTGGTGGGAAAAATGGTCGGTGGTCTGGCAATGGTGGCTGTTTTAACCTGTATGTTCTGGGGAGCTCTCTCAGGATCAGGGCCGGCAACAACGGCAGCCGTTGGCCTGATTCTCCTTACACCAATGGTAAAGCACGGATATGATAAAAGCTTTGCAGGGGCAACAATCGCCAATTCATCCGATCTTTCCATAATCATCCCACCAAGCATAGCCTTCATTATTTATGGTAACATTACAAGTGTTTCAGTGAGTGCTCTTTTTGTGGCCGGTATTGTCCCTGGCATTTTGACCGGTGCCGGTACACTTCTTGTGGCGTATCTTATCTCAAGAAGAAGGGGTTACCGGGGCACGGGCGAAAGGGGGACTCCGAAAGAAATACTTACAGCGCTGAAAGAGTCCATATGGGCTATTCTCACTCCTATAATTATTCTGGGAGGGATTTACGCAGGAATCTTCACGCCCACGGAGGCTGCGGTTGTGGCTGTTTTCTACAGTCTTTTCGTGGCCGTTTTTGTCTACAGGTCAATAACCTGGCGGGATTTTATAAGAATACTTGTTGAAGCCAGTGTTACCAGCTCGGTTATCATGTTCATTGTGGTTTTTGCAGGGATATTTACCTGGGCTGCATCGGTTATTGGTATAATCGACAAGGCTGCCAACGCCATTATACAAATATCACCCAATGCCGTGGTCATGATTATCCTGGTTAATTTCCTTCTGCTGGGATTGGGAATGATACTTGATGCAATCTCCATTTCCTACCTAATCATGCCGATTCTAATTCCGGTGCTTATTGCCTTTCATATAGACCCTTTGTGGTATGGCGTCATCTTTATTTCAGCCCTGGCTATAGGACAGGCTACTCCTCCGGTGGGTGTCAACCTGTTTACTGCGGCCAACCTGATAAAAGGAGACATAGACTCTGTGGCAAAAGAGGCGATTCCCTTTGTTATAATGGATGTTATTATACTGATTATTCTCTCCCTGCTGCCGATTTTATCCTTGTATCTGCCTGTTAAAGCAGGGCTTTATACGCCATAAAAGAAGTGACTAAAGTGTTTAAAGTGAACTAAAGTGCCTAAAGTTAAGGAATTCTGTCTATTTTATTAAAAAAGATGGCTTGCCAGGGCGCCTTGTCAAGGCGTAGCTTGGAAAGCTTAGACTGAAGCCAAAGGCGAAGACTGGAGCAGAGCGACACCACAACTTTAGTCACTCTCTTCTCCGCGGTGAAATAGAAAGGAAAAAATGGACTTAAGTTTTTCCAAGGGGCATATTTCAAGAGTAGTCATTATCAGAATAGAGCCCGGTTCCGACATTATTGAAGGTATTGAAGATGTATGCAGACAGCTTGGTATAAAATCCGGTATTAATCACCGGCGAAATTATGATCAGCCAAATCGAAGGATTGGAAATGATTCGTACTTACGATTCAAAGGTCGATATGAAGGTACTTATTCCTTTTGGAAATAACAAAAAGTTTATCAAGCAGTAAATTTAAAAGAAAAGTAAGGAACACATTATGCCAAATAGCGCCAAAACTTATCTTTCACTTTACCGGAAGATGATTACCATCCGGCAATTTGAAACCCTGGCTGGAGAACTGTTCGCCGCTTCGAAAATTCCGGGTTTTATTCACCTGTCCATTGGGCAGGAAGCATCATCTGTAGGCGTATGTTCGTGTCTGCGAAACGATGATTATCTTACCACCACTCACCGGGGTCACGGCCATATGATTGTAAAAGGGGCTAATTTAAAAAAGATGGTTGCCGAACTTTATGGTAAAAAGACCGGATATTGCAAAGGCAAGGGCGGTTCAATGCATATTGCCGATTTTTCCATAGGCATTCTGGGTGCTAATGGTGTTGTTGCCGGCGGCCTTCCTATTATTGCAGGAGCAGGCTTTTCTATAAAGATGCGGGAAACCGACCAGGTAGCAGTATGCTTTTTCGGTGATGGTGCTTCAAACAGGGGGCCTGTACACGAGGTAATGAATATGGCTTCTATTTGGAAGCTTCCGGTCATTTTTGTTGTTGAGAATAACCAGTTTGCCTCAACCACACCGCTTGGATATGCATGTTCGGTTGGCGATATCTGCACACGTGCGGCAGGCTATAATATGCCGGGAATTTCGGTTGACGGAAATGACATCCTTGCTGTTAGAAAAACAGCGGAAAAGGCAATAAAGCGAGCCCGCGCCGGAGAAGGCCCGACTTTGATTGAAAACAAGACTTACCGCATCCGGGGGCACTTTGAAGGTGATCCCCAGAAATACCGAACAGAAGCCGAAGTAAAAACCTGGCAGGATAAAAATGACCCCATTACCCGATTTTCCGAAATACTTTTTAAGAAAAAGGTACTTAAAAAAAAGCGTGAAAAAGAAATATGGGATGAAGTCGAGGCCGAATTAAAGGCGGCTGTTGCTTTTGCCGAGGAAAGCCCATTTCCTGAACCTGAAGAGGCTCTGGAAGATCTCTACCAAGAAGTAACGAGTTGTTAAATTTGATGAATTCGTAAAAGGAGTGAAAATGTCCGAACGCACTTTGACCTGCTCAGTCGCCCTGGCTGAAGCCCTTCACGAAGAAATGTCACGGGACGAGTCTATTTTCATCATAGGTGAAGACCTTACCGCACACGCCGGTATCTTTGGCCAGTTCAAGGGGCTGCCGGAAAAATATCCTGAAAGGATTATCGATTCGCCCATAAGCGAAGCGGCCATTGTAGGTGTTGGTCTTGGATCAGCATTAACCGGCATGAGGCCTATTGTTGATTTGCATTTCTCCGATTTCGTAACCTGCTGCATGGACGAATTGTGCAACCAGACTGCCAAGATCCGTTACATGCTTGGCGGACAGGCAAAGATACCAATGGTTGTCTGGTGCCCTGACGGTGCCGGCCTTCGCGCAGCGGCCCAGCATTCCCAATCTATGGAAGCCTGGTTCATTCACACACCAGGGCTTAAAGTTGTTGTGCCCAGCGAGCCTGCCGACGTTAAGGGGTTAATTAAGTCAGCCATACGTGAGGACAACCCCGTTATGTTTTTTCAACACAAGATGTTGTTTTCCAAGAACGGCCCTGTCCCTGAAGGTGATTTCATCATTCCTTTAGGACAGGCCGCTGTAAAGAAGGAAGGAAAAGATATCTCTCTACTTTGCTACGGCTCGGCTTTTTATCTTTGCATGGAAGCGGCGGAAGAGCTGAAAAAGTTTGATATAGATGCGGAAGTGGTTGATTTGAGGACGCTAAAGCCCCTGGATATGGATACCGTAGCAACATCCATCAAAAAGACAAACCGTGCGGTTATCGTACACGAGGCCTGCCTTACCGGAGGGTTCGGGGCGGAACTTGCTGCCCGTATTCAGGATGAACTGTTCGATTACCTTGATGCTCCCGTTAAGCGGGTAGCTGCCAGGGATGTGCCGATACCTTTCTCTCCGCTACTTGAAGATTTTGTTCTTCCAAAAGTAACTGACGTTGTTAAAGCAACGCGGGAAGTTACTTACCGATAAACTTAAATGTAGCCGTTCACGGCTTGAAACTTAAAATTAGAAAGTAGAAATTCGGGAGAAGGCCAAATCTCCAATTTCTCTTTTCTAATTTCAACGTTTAGTGAATGTTTATACTTAAATTTAAGACCTGAAGTGCAAGGAGGATTAATAAGTTGGCAGTCAATATTACTATGCCCAAGTGGGGCCTTACCATGAAAGAGGGTAAGATAAGCAAGTGGTTCAAGCAGGAAGGCGATTCTGTCGAAAAGGGGGAAGATCTTTTTGAAGTAGAGACAGAAAAAATCACCAATAAGGTTGAATCAATAGCAAGCGGGGTATTGTTTCAGATCGTTGTACCGGCTGGAAATACAGTACCTGTGGCAACCATTGTAGCCATTGTTACCGAACCTGGTGAACAAACCGAACGCATTGAAGGTATACAGGCAGGTGAAATGGTTGAGGACGAAGCCGTATCGCCCGACGATGCTAAAGACGATAGATCGGAAAAGAGCGAAGAAAAAAAGTTCGTCCGTTCATCTCCGGCAGCTCGCCGTCTTGCAAAGGAACAAGGCATAGACATAGCACAGGTTCCGGGCACAGGCCCTGAAGGTCGCATTACTATGGCCGACGTTGCACGGTATAAGGATGAAAAACCGCTTGCCCCAAGGATAACCCCCCTTGCAGCGGAAATGGCAACCCAGGCCGATTTAGATGTGTTCTCAATTACAGGAACCGGTGAAGGGGGTAAAATTACAAAAGAAGATGTGAATCGGGCAATTGAAACCGGAACATCAGGGGCAGGAGTGGAACCTGGACAATCCATTCCTTTTACGGGCATGCGAAAGCTGATTGCCGATAACATGCATGCCAGCCTAAAAAGTGCTGCCCAATTGACGACTTTCACGGAAGTCG
This genomic interval carries:
- a CDS encoding DctP family TRAP transporter solute-binding subunit, producing the protein MTKRIPRYLTGIVVCLIALSMVLAFAPASEAGKFKKEYKMTLNVGPQFYWGMGAVKFVELVKEKTKGQINIKPYFGSALLKGAQLKSPQMVAKGVIDCAYESTINSAPVIPEMNVFSLPFFINNFENLDKMENGKTGKAIFKAMDKKGLVGLAWAENGFRQVSNSKRAIKMPGDLKGLRLRVVGSPIFIDTFKQLGADPVNMNWGDAVTAFQQGVVDGQENPVGVLIPVQIWQYQKYATFWNYLVDPVIVYWNKKQFKAFPKKIQKAIREAAVESARFEKALCRAGLDGNKSLNILKNEFNHTMKVPEPVKFMESKGMTVTFLSDKERQAFIDATKPLYKKWIPKIGKSLYKKAKADMGK
- a CDS encoding TRAP transporter small permease subunit is translated as MSQTNQRIRIDHWIVAILFFTMASIAFINVLSRYLFHFSFAATEEVTINLFVWLTVVGSGIAFERGGQLGMVTLYKIFPKKFKKLVILFSSGLSALLFLIVDIFTIQAIYDELTIFQATSAALDIPVWIYYIGVPILSVFVFAGIYRDAASKLDALEIKEAV
- a CDS encoding TRAP transporter large permease yields the protein MEIVVIALAFLILMAIGVPIGTSLGVAAVITIYWFDLGIGMLGINFSTGIASFPLLAIPFFVLAGVILEKAGLAATIAHFFELLVGKMVGGLAMVAVLTCMFWGALSGSGPATTAAVGLILLTPMVKHGYDKSFAGATIANSSDLSIIIPPSIAFIIYGNITSVSVSALFVAGIVPGILTGAGTLLVAYLISRRRGYRGTGERGTPKEILTALKESIWAILTPIIILGGIYAGIFTPTEAAVVAVFYSLFVAVFVYRSITWRDFIRILVEASVTSSVIMFIVVFAGIFTWAASVIGIIDKAANAIIQISPNAVVMIILVNFLLLGLGMILDAISISYLIMPILIPVLIAFHIDPLWYGVIFISALAIGQATPPVGVNLFTAANLIKGDIDSVAKEAIPFVIMDVIILIILSLLPILSLYLPVKAGLYTP
- a CDS encoding thiamine pyrophosphate-dependent dehydrogenase E1 component subunit alpha: MPNSAKTYLSLYRKMITIRQFETLAGELFAASKIPGFIHLSIGQEASSVGVCSCLRNDDYLTTTHRGHGHMIVKGANLKKMVAELYGKKTGYCKGKGGSMHIADFSIGILGANGVVAGGLPIIAGAGFSIKMRETDQVAVCFFGDGASNRGPVHEVMNMASIWKLPVIFVVENNQFASTTPLGYACSVGDICTRAAGYNMPGISVDGNDILAVRKTAEKAIKRARAGEGPTLIENKTYRIRGHFEGDPQKYRTEAEVKTWQDKNDPITRFSEILFKKKVLKKKREKEIWDEVEAELKAAVAFAEESPFPEPEEALEDLYQEVTSC
- a CDS encoding alpha-ketoacid dehydrogenase subunit beta, translating into MSERTLTCSVALAEALHEEMSRDESIFIIGEDLTAHAGIFGQFKGLPEKYPERIIDSPISEAAIVGVGLGSALTGMRPIVDLHFSDFVTCCMDELCNQTAKIRYMLGGQAKIPMVVWCPDGAGLRAAAQHSQSMEAWFIHTPGLKVVVPSEPADVKGLIKSAIREDNPVMFFQHKMLFSKNGPVPEGDFIIPLGQAAVKKEGKDISLLCYGSAFYLCMEAAEELKKFDIDAEVVDLRTLKPLDMDTVATSIKKTNRAVIVHEACLTGGFGAELAARIQDELFDYLDAPVKRVAARDVPIPFSPLLEDFVLPKVTDVVKATREVTYR
- a CDS encoding dihydrolipoamide acetyltransferase family protein, which encodes MAVNITMPKWGLTMKEGKISKWFKQEGDSVEKGEDLFEVETEKITNKVESIASGVLFQIVVPAGNTVPVATIVAIVTEPGEQTERIEGIQAGEMVEDEAVSPDDAKDDRSEKSEEKKFVRSSPAARRLAKEQGIDIAQVPGTGPEGRITMADVARYKDEKPLAPRITPLAAEMATQADLDVFSITGTGEGGKITKEDVNRAIETGTSGAGVEPGQSIPFTGMRKLIADNMHASLKSAAQLTTFTEVDVTGMVDLRDVLLEKYKNDETVKISYNDIIIMATARTLKQFPMMNSALLGDEILLHDRVNIGMAVALPDGLIVPKIRDADKKSLLEIARESRELAIKAREGTLSVEEVTGGTFTISNVSMLDMDGFTPILNPPETGILGVGRVKEKPAVHKGEITIRAMMTLSLTFDHRVVDGAPAMQFLRVLAGYLEHPVLMMV